Sequence from the Fibrobacter sp. UWP2 genome:
GTAAGGCTTTGCACGAACAGTCCCGCGGTAAAGAAATCAACGAAGAAATCCGCGAGCTCATCCAAATTGGCCAGCGCGGCGTCTCGTTCGACAGCCCCCTCAAGGCCGACTCCAAGGCGACCTACGCCGAAGTGCTCCCCGATACCGCGGCATCGAACCCCGAAGCCGATTCCGAAATCCAGAGCGTCGAGGCCTTGGCCCGCGACTTGATGGAGCAGCTCCCCGAACGCGAAGCGAAGGTCATCACGGGCATCTTCGGCATCAATCAGGAAGCCCCGCAAACATTGCGCGAGGTGGGCGAATCCATGAACATCTCCCACGAACGCGTGCGCCAGTTGCGTGACCAGGCCCTGCGCCGCATCCGCAAGTACAACAGCAAGGAATTCCTCCAAGAGAAAAAAGACGCGTTTTTGGCAGCTATCAATAAGTAGCAAGCCGAGCGTCGCGCGCAAACCGAAGGCTTGCGCATGACCGAGGCGAAGCACTTATGGATGCGAAGCATCAATAAGTAATAGCCGCCCCGTGACGCATGGGGCTCCGCCCCTACGATTGCGAAGCATTAGAAAAAGTCCCGGCTTGGCCGGGACTTCTCTTATATTCTTTCGGGAATCAACGGAGGGCGATTACTTCTTGTGCTTCTTGCGGCGGACGCCCCACTTGTCCTTAATTTCTTCCTCGATCTTCTTCTTTTCGTAGCGGACCACCATCTTGAACTGGACGTTATACACGCCCGAGCCCACAAAGCGGCCGGTATGGTCCTTGAAGTTCCAGTTCACAAACACCTTCTGGTCGGTGCTCAAGCAGTTGCCACCGAACTTCGGGCTGTTACACGGCACCATGATGGTCGTGTCGTTCACATACTGTCCCAAGTGATCGTAGTAATTAACCACGAAGGTGATGTAGACCTTAGACGGATCCAGGGAATCGAGCACGGACGGGTCTACTGTACCATCGGCCGAAATCTGGGCACGGTCCAAAAGCTGCGGCACAAAGCGTTCGCCCAACTGCACCAACTGACCCAGGGCACCTTCCTTTTCAAGGTCCTCCTTGGTCGTGGAACTCGGCACGTAGCGCAGGTTCACAGAGCTTATCGTCTGCAGCTTCTCGCCGTCTTCGCTCACCACACGGTCATCATGAACATCGAACGAACCCATCTTAGTGGCCTCGACCAGGTGGTTCAGCAAGCCCGCGATGACCACAGCCTGCGGGTTCTCGCCTGCCACGTTGCCGTAGTTGTCGCGAATATTGTCCTTAAGACCGCGCACCACCATCAAGGAGTCGCCAGGCAAAATCGTCGAGACGCTACCGTCAATTATCAGTTTTGCCGACTTGCCGTCCTGGGCCCAGTCAATCCTGCTCGGCAAAAGATCAATGGTGTCCTTGCCATGGATGTACGAGAAAAAGTCCCTTCCTTCCAGGTTCTTGTACACAATCGGTTCAGAGAACACGACCGTCAAGGTGTCCGCCTTTTTGCCGTAATCCAAGGTAGCAGCGGCAATCACAGGCGACATCTTGTCGACCAGCGGCACATTCTCCTCGTTCACAAAAGTCTGGCCCAGCACCGGGTAGTAGGTAAAGACCGTCGCCTGCGGCAGGTCTTCGCTAATGCTGGTCACGCCCGAAACAATCTGCGACGTGGCAAACACATTCCAAGAAACACTCGTCGAATCTTCAGAAAGCGCCAGGTCTCCAGGCTGTGCCTGCATCTGGATCAGCATACCGCGGTCACTGTACCACGGGAAGGTCATGTAGAGCATCCCCGCCTGTTCCGGAGTGAGCTTTCCATTAAAGTTGGTCACAATCTTGTCGAGCTTGCCATCGCCGTCGGTATCCCAGTATTCCACATTCTTGGACGAGGGCAGACGATCCGTCACCTTGATGGGCACTTCACGGTCGTACTCGTCCGAGGTCAGGTACGGCGTGCTATTAAAGGTCACATTGGGGAACAACGAGACGCTGTCCTTCATTTCACCCTTGAGTCCCAGGGAGTCACCCACCAAAATCACAACGTTCTTGGTCGGCAGGTACACATTGGAGATTTGTCCCACAAAGCCAAAGCGCTTGGAATTCTGTTTGATCATCACAAGCATCTCGGGCTCCGAGAGGTCCGCCGGAATAATGTCGATGTTGAATTCAACGAACAAGGAATCCTTACCCTTGCTATTTCGAATGGCCTCGGCCGCCTTGATTATCTGGCTACCAACCTCAGAGATCGAAGCATTACGCGTGTAAAGAACGTCGTCGGAGTTGGCGTAGGTGATAATCGCATAGGCATCCTTCGGGAAATCTTCCGGCAAATTCAAGTCCGACACATCCAGCGAAATCGTATTCACGCGCTTGGTCTCGTAAGAGTTCGCCTGGACCGTGGCGAAATTGACTGTCGGCACTGCGGCCGCAGTCATGGTGTCCCCGTTAACCACAAGAGCCACGGAGCGTACACTCAAGCCATGTTCCAAAGTATCCTTGAGCACGATTTCCACGTAATCCAGTTTTTCGTCGCCATCGGAATCCTTGATGAATCCCTTGTCGGCATCCGGAATCGGATCGTAGAAGTTAATGTTGTCGATAATGACCACCTTGCCGTCGTGCGCCACAATAATGGAACCACCTCGGATGGCCTCCTCGGCGGTCACCCAAATAGTCACGTCACCATTGTTCTTGACGTTCATGGTGTCTGTCGGCTGCGGGTTGTTCGGATCAATCAAAACGAGATCGTAACTCGTGGCGAACGTGAGCGAATCCGCTGTGGTGCCAAAGATTTCAGCAATCTTGGCAGAGTCCAGCGTAATGGCAACCAACTGTCCCACCTGCGCCGAGTCGATATTGGAATTATAGCGCAAGTCAAGCTGGATTCCCGTGGGGTTATTTTCCACCAAGTAGGTGTTCTCGCCAATGGTCACCGTACCCGGCGTTCCCTTGGCCGTATCCACAGGGATCAGCACTGTCGTGGTAGACACTATATCGTCACCATCGTCGAACTTGTCTTGAGACGGGTAGAAGTCAAGACCGCCGCTACTACTCAAATCAAAGTCCGTAAAGCCGGCATAGCGATTCGACGAACTGGAGCCGCCCACGATATCGATACCCGAACCCTGGTTCTTGCTCGAAGACGACGTGGAACCGCCACCACTCGAAGAAGACCCGTTAGAGCCGCTGGAGCCGTTATTGGCGCTCGACGTTCCCGTACCGCTACTAGAGTTGCCAGTACTGCCGCTGGAGCCCACTGTACTCGAAGAAGTCGTGCTTCCGGAGCTCGTCACCGAGCCGCTCGAATTCACCGTCCCGGAGGAACTGCTGCCAGTCGTAGAAGAAGTGCCCCCCGAAGAGCTGCTCGTTTTGGAACTGGAAGAATACACAATCAAGGAACTGCTGGAGCTCTTGATGCTGCTGGAAGACTTGACACTAGAACTGGACTTGACGCTGCTGCTGGATTTTACACTGCTACTAGAAGAGTATTCCACCAGCGAGGAACTTACCCCACTACTGCTGGAGAGTTCACCGTCCTCGCCCGTTTCGGCTCCCGTCCTAATGACGCCCGCACCCGAAAGCGGAGCCAAGTCATCGAGATAGTTGTCGATCCACTGCAAGTGCACCAAGACATTATCGTTAATATACTTGTTCACATTGGCGGCATAGTCCACAAACACCAGGTGGCCCGTGTTGCTCGCCACAAACAGGTGGCCCATGCCATCGACCGTTCCCTGGTCCAAGCGCCAGCCCACATAGCCGCCGTCGTTTGTTCTGGGGAGCGTCAAATTGTCTAGGGATTCATTGAAGAACCAATCACGCAGGTCAATGTAGGCGACCACACGCGCCTTCATTTCCCCGTTCTCGACACGCGGCTGGATTTGCACGATTCTCGCACCGCCGAACACAAAAATGGTCTTGGAGTACGGGTCATAGGTACCACCATGGGCACCTTCCAGGGAATCAATCAGTATTTTAGTTTTAAACTTCGTGATGACAGAATCGCCAATTTTGCCACCAACCGTAGACTGGTTCCCGGCAGTCACCTTGGTCCACACGGTATCGGTGATATAGCCAAAATACGCAGTCGCCCTTTGCTCCTTTTTGCGTTCTTCGGAACAGGCCGCACCAGTGTTCGCATTCGATTCACAACCGCCACCACTATAGCTGGAATACGTAAAGAAGGCGTTTCCATCAGCATCCCAAATCAAAGTCGAAAGAGAATGGTGTTTAACACGGTCATTTTCATTCGGCTCCAGGAGCACCTGGTAACTGGGGCCAAAATTCTTGTTCTCCGGATCATCCGCAGTCGAAATACGGCGCAAATGACCTGGAATACCTGCCGCCCAAAGCCATTTTTGGTTCGGGTCCATCATCAAATGCCAAATACCGTTATCGGAATGGTCAGTTTCCACCGTTTTCACCAAGCAGGCGCCCCTCCCACCCGTTTTTTTAGCGGTCTTGCTAATTTTGTGGGCAAAACGTCCTTGGGCCGCAATCAACAAGTCACCATCGGGATGGTGCACAATACCGTCGGCACCAGACATGCCGTCTTCTTTACCACAAAGCGTATCCTTTTGCAGCAACTGCAAATAACCCGCGCCATCGTAATAATACTTAAGGCTCTTAACGGCATCCTTGTCGTAGCCAGCATACTTGGTATAATACAGAGTCGCCCTGGTATCGGCATGCGGGACAATGTCGCCCACCTGCTGAACCCAAATACCGGTAGCCGGGTTATCGGGAGGCGGCATAGTCCCAGCGCCCGCTGAGCTTATTCCGCACAACACCGCAAACATCGAGATTATTTTTGCCATCTTTTTCATAGCATCATCCTCTGAAAAGTCCTACTTGTCCAAGGAACTCAGATCAAGGCCGTTCTTGCCCGCCTTGACGCCCCAGTTGTAGTACCTTTCATATTCAAATGTTTCCTTAGCTCCAAATACTTTCACTCTGAATTTCGCCAAATATACACCTATTCCCACCTTGCGACCGTTTGCGCTGCGCATATTCCAGCGGAAATAGAGTTTTTTGGGGTTCTCCAAACAGTTACCCTCGTCCACATTCTTTCCCTCGGGCTTAAAGTAGGGATCATCGCACATGATTTTACCCGAGGAACTCGCCACATAGGCGCCCAGGTTTGTGTACACGTACATTTCCCACGAAAGACCGATTTCATCCAAATTTGGAACTTTGCTCCCGGTCGAGTCCTCGCCCATGATTGTAGAGAAACCGATGTTCATCAACACGCCGAGCGACATTTTCATCTCGTCGTCAAGCGAAGAATCTGCCGGCACAAAACGTACCGTAAAGTCTTTTTTGTCGGAGAGCACATCGGCAAAGTCGAGCGTGGCAAGCGAGGTAGTCTTGGCGAGTACGCGCGGGTCGCCCTGCAGCATCACCGTAGCCGGAGTCTCGAACACGTTATTGCCGGCGACATCGTTAAAGCCCTTGTAGCTTTCGTTGAAGCGGATAAAGTCGGCGGGGTTCATACGGTCCTCGAGCTCCACGCCCACCTCGAGACGGATGGTCACGGACTTGCCATCACCACTCCACTTGGCGTTGGTAAAGTCCAGCGGTTTCCAATCCTTGCCGTTGGCGCTAAAGAGGAACGCCTGCGAAAGGTCAGAAATGTTCTTGTAATCGATGGCTTCGGAGAAGTTCACCACCAGTTCGTCCGATTCCATGCGCTGGAAGGATTCCGGGTGCAGGAAAGTTCCCGAAATCATCGGGGAAATGCGATCGTTCATGCCGAGCGTATCGACCTTGGTGCTCTTCTTGCCGTCCACATCGGTCACCTCATTCAGCACCACCGAGTAGCCGTATTCGTCTCCCGACTTGGAGTAGCTGCGGTCAATCGAAGTGAGCATCTTCTTAATGTCGTACTCGTCGGGATCTACGGAAACACCCAAAATGGTGCTGTCGGCAGAGAGCGTCACTACGCCTTTTTTGATGAGGGAGTCGAGGTTGTTGAGCGGAATTTCCACCACCTTCCCCTTGGAATCGAGCCAGTAGAGTTTCACCTTGAGATTCTCGAGGTCCTTCGCGCTAAGCGGGTTCTTAAAGGCCACCGTAGCGCTATCCATACGGCCATCACCATCCATATCAAAGTAACCGTTGTTCTCGTCGGCAGTGTAGAGCTGGCCCGCGTCTTTTACTTCCACGGGATTGTTCTTTCCGGTCTCGTTGCCGTCGGCAGCCTTGATGAGACCGTCGGGGCAGGCATTCTTGGCGCAACTGGTGGCAATCTGCAAGGAGTCGCCCGTGCTCACAAAGCCATCGTCGACCACAAAGGTCCACACGTCGCCATTCTTGACAATCGCCTCGACCGGGATGGACTTGCCGTTAATAACAAGGCCCTTGCCCTCGGTCCACGAAGAATCAATGTTCTTGTTGAAGCGGACCACCAAGGTGTCAGGAGCGTCACCGTCGCCTTCGGTCAACGAGGCATGCTTAATGACCGGACCTATGCGGTCTTGGATTTCGACGGGCTTCAAGTCGGTCGAGGCGCCAGTATTGGAGGCATGCACCGTCGCCTTCACGTAACCCTTCGCCGAATCGTTCGTAGCCACAGAGT
This genomic interval carries:
- a CDS encoding RNA polymerase sigma factor RpoD/SigA, which translates into the protein MHIDSTDTTLKRYLEDIRRTAPLSREEEQILFKKAKEGDRIARKKLISANMRFVLKVAIQYRGCPIPLPDLVSEGAMGLVRAIESFEYDRGLKFISYGVWWIKAYITRAINEQGNLIRLPANQHLRVRKALHEQSRGKEINEEIRELIQIGQRGVSFDSPLKADSKATYAEVLPDTAASNPEADSEIQSVEALARDLMEQLPEREAKVITGIFGINQEAPQTLREVGESMNISHERVRQLRDQALRRIRKYNSKEFLQEKKDAFLAAINK